The following coding sequences are from one Rutidosis leptorrhynchoides isolate AG116_Rl617_1_P2 chromosome 11, CSIRO_AGI_Rlap_v1, whole genome shotgun sequence window:
- the LOC139875098 gene encoding uncharacterized protein — protein MIVGYLIAYRHNKWVDGDWQWVWSRGNIGNRNCASLDLLHATLQQVSISDRDDSWLFDCSSDGVFTVKSARETIDSILLPLSSSRTVWFKFIPRKVNNFLWRLNLNSLSVRWNLSAKDVEISTIVCPTCNNEIETRDHLFLECQFAKEIWHKRLGSPEGD, from the exons atgatAGTTGGTTATTTGattgcttatcgtcacaataaatgGGTTGATGGTGATTGGCAATGGGTGTGGTCTAGAGGAAATATTGGTAACCGTAATTGTGCTTCTCTTGATTTACTTCACGCTACTCTTCAACAAGTATCGATTTCAGATAGAGATGATAGTTGGTTATTTGATTGTTCATCTGATGGCGTGTTCACTGTTAAATCAGCCAGAGAAACAATCGATTCCATTCTTCTCCCTTTGTCTAGTTCGAGGACTGTTTGGTTCAAGTTTATCCCACGAAAAGTTAACAATTTTTTATGGAGATTGAATCTTAACTCTTTATCGGTTCGTTGGAATTTATCCGCGAAGGATGTAGAGATTAGTACTATTGTTTGCCCGACTTGTAACAACGAGATCGAGACCAGGGATCACCTTTTTCTCGAGTGTCAGTTTGCTAAGGAGATATGGCATAAG cgattgggatcacctgaGGGAGACTAA